One genomic segment of Epinephelus fuscoguttatus linkage group LG19, E.fuscoguttatus.final_Chr_v1 includes these proteins:
- the timm29 gene encoding mitochondrial import inner membrane translocase subunit Tim29: protein MASLWAIRRMFCTAADRAAAPVTGSRWERLKNSKAGVWCRSLFSDYKDASWEVVAGLWERPVKASVYASLLAGTWACFYTKPDCSSFEATLLECSNQLGLLSPWIRNGTSDSHVQSLVKLRNEGRLRHASLGLLSLVYCADYDPDTTLYEAQCSNLSVPWRELPERMLDVGFIGRWWVLDLKMKDCDVNEEEFKHLPAHMQVTLPPSVREVERNERLHKESWLVLTMEEEGEETNVVNIKEESVSEESQIATLKE, encoded by the exons ATGGCTTCGTTGTGGGCAATAAGGAGGATGTTCTGCACGGCAGcagacagagctgcagctcCGGTCACAGGCAGCAGATGGGAAAGGTTGAAAAACAGCAAGGCGG GTGTGTGGTGTCGCAGCCTGTTCTCTGACTACAAAGATGCATCCTGGGAGGTGGTTGCTGGTTTATGGGAGCGTCCGGTCAAAGCGTCTGTATATGCCTCACTGCTTGCTGGGACATGGGCCTGCTTCTACACTAAACCTGACTGCTCGTCCTTTGAAGCCACCCTGCTGGAGTGCTCCAACCAGCTGGGCCTGCTTTCCCCGTGGATACGCAACGGGACCTCTGACAGCCACGTACAGAGTCTAGTAAAGCTTCGTAACGAGGGCCGGCTCCGTCATGCCAGCCTGGGTCTTCTCTCTCTGGTGTACTGTGCCGACTACGACCCTGACACCACACTGTATGAAGCCCAGTGCTCCAATCTGTCGGTACCCTGGAGGGAGCTCCCTGAGCGGATGCTAGATGTGGGCTTCATTGGCCGCTGGTGGGTGCTGGACTTAAAGATGAAGGACTGTGATGTGAACGAGGAAGAGTTCAAGCACCTTCCAGCACACATGCAGGTGACATTGCCACCCAGTGTTAGGGAGGTGGAAAGGAATGAGAGGTTGCACAAAGAGTCCTGGTTAGTACTGACtatggaggaagagggggaagaAACAAATGTTGTGAACATAAAGGAGGAGAGTGTCAGTGAAGAGAGCCAAATAGCAACACTGAAAGAGTAA